The sequence below is a genomic window from Streptomyces sudanensis.
CGAGTTGAACTCGGTGGGGAACAGCGTCCGGTACTTCGGCAGGTCGCCTTCGAGCAGTCGGGTGGTGGTGCGGCGCCCGGCCCCCTCGAAGCCGATCAGACCCTCGCCGGCACCGGAGCCGGCCAGCGCCAGCGTCACGGTGTCCCCGCTGGTCAGCGCCTTGGCCGTGTCCAGCAGCGTCTTGGCGGGCACCAGGGCGACCGCCGAGGCGTCCGGGGACTCCGGCTTCCACAGGAACTCGCGCACCGCGAAGCGGTAGCGGTCGGTGGAGGCCAGCGTGACCCTGTCGCCCTCGATCTCGATGCGCACGCCCGTCAGGACGGGCAGCGTGTCGTCACGGCCCGCGGCGATGGCCACCTGGGCGGCGGCGGAGGCGAAGACCTCGCCGGGCACCGTGCCGGTGGCGGTCGGCATCTGCGGCAGCGCCGGGTACTCGTCCACAGGCAGTGTGTGGAGGGTGAAGCGGGACGAGCCGCAGACCACCGTCGCCCGCACACCGTCCGTGGAGATCTCCACCGGCCGGTTGGGGAGGGCGCGGCAGATGTCGGCGAGCAGCCGCCCGGACACCAGGACCGTGCCGTCCTCCTCGATCTCGGCATCGACCGAGACCCGCGCGGAGACCTCGTAGTCGAAGCTGGAGAAGCTCAGCGCACCGTCCTCGGCCTTCAGCAGAAGGCCCGCGAGCACGGGCGCGGGCGGCCGGGCCGGGAGGCTGCGGGCCACCCAGGCCACCGCCTCCGCGAGTACATCGCGCTCCACCCGGATCTTCACCGTAAGCCGCCTCCTGCTGTTGCTGGCTCGCCCTGTGCTGGCCTTCCTCGTCCGGCATCCGGTTCGTCCCCCGCCGCAGCGGTCGCTCCGGGATGCCGGGGACCAGTCTGACGTACGCCGCCGACACTCGACGCGGCCCGGGGGTCAAATCGTGTCGGGGTGCAGCCGGAGCGCCGGAGCCGAGTTGTGCACAGGCCCCGCTTCCAACCGAAATCCCCGCTAACTCTGTGTGGGAGTAGTAGTAGGGCCTGTGGAAACCGTGGATAACCCTGTTCACGCAGGTCACAGCTGAAATTTTGTCCACCGGCCCTGTGGGCGGCAGCCGTGGACAACTAAGGCTTGTTGTGGATGCAGCAAAGTTCTGCACAGCCGATGCACAGGGGACGCCGAGTTCTCCCCAGCGCGGTCCCCAGTTTTACCCACGTTCCCCACAGCCCAACCCGGCTCGCTGGTGTGACCGCTTTCACTCGTCGTGGTGACCGGGGGTGTTTCGTTGCCGAACAGTGGACCGCGGTGTGGAGAAGCTGTGGACCGCGAGGCTGCACCTGTGGGTCGCCGGTGGACAGCGGCGACCGACGCCTGTGGGCACAGGCATCATCCACAGCCTGTGGATGATGCCTGACCACAAATCCACAAGGCTGTGAGCTGGAACGATCACCTCGTCTGCTCCCAGGCTGTGGACAGGTTTCGGATAACTTCCCAGTCCCCACCCTGTGGACGAGTCAGAACCGCGAAACCTGTGGAAAACGATGTGACCGCCACAGCTATTCGAACAATCCCGTCCCACCCGTACACGCCGACCGAGCCCGCCGTCCCCCGCCGCTCCCTCCCGGGCGGGTCCGATGGGAGACGGATCGCAGGGCGCCGGGAACGACGGAGGGCGTCCCGGAACCCGTCCCGGGACGCCCTCCGTGCGCCGTACCGCGCCGTCAGCCGTTCTTGATGCGGTTCGTCAGCTCGGTCACCTGGTTGTAGATGGAGCGGCGCTCCGCCATCAGCGCGCGGATCTTCCGGTCCGCGTGCATGACCGTCGTATGGTCCCGCCCGCCGAACTGCGCGCCGATCTTCGGCAGCGACAGGTCGGTCAGCTCCCGGCAGAGGTACATCGCGATCTGCCGGGCGGTCACGAGGACCCTGCTGCGCGAGGAGCCGCACAGGTCCTCGACCGTCAGGCCGAAGTAGTCCGCCGTCGCCGCCATGATCGCGCCCGCGGTGATCTCCGGCGCGCTGTCCTCGCCGCCCGGGATCAGGTCCTTCAGCACGCTCTCGGTGAGCACCAGGTCCACCGGCTGGCGGTTGAGGCTCGCGAACGCCGTCACCCTGATCAGCGCGCCCTCCAGCTCGCGGATGTTCCGCGAGATCCGCGACGCGATGAACTCCAGCACCTCCGGCGGGGCGTTGA
It includes:
- the dnaN gene encoding DNA polymerase III subunit beta, whose product is MKIRVERDVLAEAVAWVARSLPARPPAPVLAGLLLKAEDGALSFSSFDYEVSARVSVDAEIEEDGTVLVSGRLLADICRALPNRPVEISTDGVRATVVCGSSRFTLHTLPVDEYPALPQMPTATGTVPGEVFASAAAQVAIAAGRDDTLPVLTGVRIEIEGDRVTLASTDRYRFAVREFLWKPESPDASAVALVPAKTLLDTAKALTSGDTVTLALAGSGAGEGLIGFEGAGRRTTTRLLEGDLPKYRTLFPTEFNSIATIETAPFVEAVKRVALVAERNTPVRLSFEQGVLILEAGSSDDAQAVERVDAQLEGDDISIAFNPTFLLDGLSAIDAPVAQLSFTTSTKPALLSGKPAVDAEADEAYKYLIMPVRLSG